One Leptolyngbya sp. 'hensonii' DNA segment encodes these proteins:
- a CDS encoding M48 family metallopeptidase — protein sequence MLNSLSLFWRRFHRRWLYPAISLVVAIAVLLSVPLRLQAISITDLIFQGVQIIQLSNLSDQQEVEIGKQMNAELTSREFRIYNNPTLNAFVNQAGQRLVPKSDRPNIPYTFQVVADQNVNAFATMGGFVYITTGLLRLADNEAQVASVLGHEIGHIAGRHLVEQLKQVAIQRGVANVAGIDQSELVGIGVELALNRPNSRQAEYDADQRGLRTMSGAGYAPSAMVSFMEKLLKGSSGTPEFLSTHPDTGNRISALKSKINPSTANRGDGLNSSTYTSRVKSLL from the coding sequence ATGCTTAACTCCCTGTCGTTGTTCTGGCGTCGCTTCCATCGTCGTTGGCTTTACCCTGCCATCTCTCTGGTGGTCGCGATCGCAGTGTTGCTCAGTGTTCCACTGCGCCTGCAGGCAATTTCAATTACAGATTTAATTTTCCAAGGAGTTCAAATTATTCAACTCTCAAACCTCTCCGATCAGCAGGAAGTTGAGATCGGCAAACAGATGAATGCCGAGCTAACGAGTAGAGAGTTTCGAATTTACAATAATCCAACCCTGAATGCTTTTGTGAATCAGGCTGGTCAACGATTGGTACCCAAGAGCGATCGTCCCAACATTCCCTATACCTTCCAAGTTGTTGCAGACCAGAACGTGAATGCCTTCGCCACGATGGGAGGGTTTGTTTACATCACAACCGGCCTGCTCAGACTTGCAGATAACGAAGCTCAGGTAGCGAGTGTCCTGGGCCATGAAATCGGCCATATTGCAGGCCGTCACCTGGTTGAACAACTGAAGCAAGTCGCCATTCAACGGGGAGTTGCCAACGTCGCCGGTATCGATCAGAGCGAGCTGGTTGGCATAGGCGTGGAACTGGCTTTGAACAGACCCAACAGCCGTCAAGCAGAGTATGACGCCGATCAGCGAGGTCTACGGACGATGAGTGGGGCGGGTTATGCTCCTTCAGCCATGGTCTCTTTCATGGAGAAGCTTCTGAAGGGATCCTCTGGAACACCAGAATTTTTAAGTACCCACCCGGATACAGGCAACCGAATTAGCGCTCTCAAGAGCAAGATCAATCCATCCACGGCCAATCGAGGGGATGGGTTAAATAGCTCGACCTATACCAGCCGAGTCAAGAGCCTGCTCTAG
- a CDS encoding metallophosphoesterase — MAETTHRRIIIGDVHGHYKGLQELLGAIAPGKADQVYLLGDLVDRGPQSPEVVSFVREHGYSCLLGNHEQLFLESFPDGKIASNALQAWLYSGGQTTVESYMNRENGIDLLIEHVKWLATLPTYLDLGDVWLAHAGVDPKLSVEMQTTHELCWVREEFLSIPEPYFPDKLIITGHTITFTLPGVSPGEVAQGYGWMDIDTGAYHPKSGWLTGLDLTHQMVYQFNVYQNCSRKLPLAEITTWVDPSDITDRYQHLRKQSAVSP, encoded by the coding sequence ATGGCTGAAACGACGCACCGCCGGATTATCATTGGCGATGTGCATGGCCACTACAAGGGGCTGCAAGAATTGCTGGGTGCAATTGCCCCTGGCAAGGCAGATCAGGTCTACCTGCTCGGGGATCTGGTTGATCGGGGGCCGCAAAGCCCCGAGGTCGTGAGTTTTGTACGGGAGCACGGATACTCCTGTCTTTTAGGAAATCACGAACAGCTTTTTCTGGAATCTTTTCCAGATGGAAAAATTGCTTCTAACGCTTTACAGGCATGGCTCTACAGCGGTGGACAGACAACTGTAGAGAGCTACATGAACCGGGAAAATGGCATTGACCTGCTGATTGAGCATGTCAAGTGGCTGGCAACTTTGCCAACCTATCTGGATTTGGGGGATGTTTGGCTGGCTCATGCCGGGGTTGATCCGAAATTATCGGTGGAGATGCAAACCACCCATGAGCTGTGTTGGGTCAGGGAAGAGTTTCTCAGCATTCCAGAACCCTATTTTCCTGACAAACTGATTATTACCGGGCACACGATCACCTTTACCTTGCCAGGGGTGTCTCCTGGTGAAGTGGCTCAGGGCTATGGTTGGATGGACATTGATACGGGCGCTTACCATCCGAAGAGTGGATGGCTGACTGGATTAGATTTAACCCACCAGATGGTCTACCAGTTCAATGTTTATCAGAACTGTTCTCGTAAGTTACCGCTGGCCGAGATCACGACCTGGGTTGATCCGTCTGATATTACCGATCGCTACCAGCACCTGCGGAAGCAGTCGGCAGTAAGCCCATAA
- a CDS encoding DUF4330 domain-containing protein, whose product MSSNPQLLGWETLGQFLYRKEPGMAILDSQGRLFGKINILDAGAILVILLVLIGIFVYPGATGSVAQVGVQTQAVEIDVISKGVGTSHADAFIKDLQGTKTINLIIRNQPYGQVNLKSVQLLPRNTAVPQPDGSVKALKDPRPELDYSTDMMLTLGGEAKVTKDGYVLGNSKIKIGSLVEMEGLKFNFNGSVVDVRPQ is encoded by the coding sequence ATGAGCTCTAATCCTCAGCTTTTAGGATGGGAGACTCTGGGGCAGTTTCTTTACAGGAAGGAACCCGGTATGGCTATTCTGGATTCTCAAGGTCGTCTATTTGGCAAGATCAACATTTTAGATGCAGGGGCTATCCTGGTCATCCTGCTGGTGCTGATTGGTATCTTTGTCTATCCTGGCGCTACCGGCTCTGTTGCCCAGGTTGGCGTTCAGACTCAAGCTGTAGAGATTGATGTCATCTCGAAGGGGGTGGGAACCAGTCATGCAGATGCTTTTATCAAGGATCTGCAAGGAACCAAAACCATTAACCTGATTATTCGGAACCAGCCCTATGGTCAGGTCAACCTGAAATCCGTCCAGCTTTTACCTCGTAACACTGCTGTTCCCCAGCCTGATGGTTCTGTTAAGGCGCTGAAAGATCCCCGTCCGGAGTTGGACTACAGCACCGATATGATGCTGACGCTGGGGGGTGAAGCGAAGGTGACCAAGGATGGATATGTCTTGGGAAATAGCAAAATCAAGATTGGTAGCCTGGTTGAGATGGAAGGATTGAAATTTAATTTCAATGGCAGTGTCGTTGATGTTCGTCCCCAGTAG
- a CDS encoding type II toxin-antitoxin system Phd/YefM family antitoxin, which yields MLDTRNIYPLSDFQRNAKEFIAHLQESHKPIILTVNGKAAVVIQDAASYQALLDALEMEQSAAAIQLSIKEAAEGKDVDAKEGLQALRAKHGISS from the coding sequence ATGCTTGATACACGCAATATCTATCCTCTTTCTGATTTTCAACGAAATGCAAAGGAATTTATCGCGCACTTACAGGAGAGTCATAAGCCTATTATTTTGACTGTTAACGGTAAGGCGGCGGTTGTCATCCAAGATGCAGCTTCATATCAGGCGTTGCTCGATGCTCTGGAAATGGAGCAGTCTGCAGCAGCAATTCAGCTATCCATCAAAGAGGCAGCAGAGGGAAAAGATGTGGATGCCAAAGAGGGCTTGCAAGCATTAAGGGCAAAACATGGAATATCGAGTTAG
- a CDS encoding cupin domain-containing protein, which yields MEAIHCVIPIIKSPENYQAFRISPQDTNRLAIVFDPVIAGMSLTFCVEIFDVGGKTPPNRHQRAVEMFFVLKGEGSANCDGKIVPIRSGDSILVPPTGTHVIENTGSDRLYALCIMVPNEDFAELIRSGTPVELDEEDMRVLQRTVPVPC from the coding sequence ATGGAAGCCATTCACTGTGTTATCCCAATCATTAAGTCCCCCGAAAATTATCAGGCGTTTCGGATCAGTCCCCAGGACACGAATCGGTTGGCGATCGTGTTTGACCCCGTAATTGCTGGCATGTCCCTCACCTTCTGTGTGGAAATTTTTGATGTCGGGGGTAAAACACCCCCCAATCGTCATCAGCGAGCCGTCGAAATGTTCTTCGTTCTGAAGGGCGAAGGATCGGCCAACTGTGATGGCAAGATTGTACCGATTCGATCCGGGGACAGTATTCTGGTTCCGCCCACAGGAACCCATGTGATTGAGAATACGGGATCCGATCGGCTGTATGCTCTTTGTATTATGGTGCCAAATGAAGACTTCGCAGAGTTGATCCGCAGTGGGACACCAGTTGAACTGGATGAGGAAGATATGAGGGTGCTGCAGCGGACGGTTCCTGTGCCGTGTTAA
- the aroC gene encoding chorismate synthase has translation MGNTFGHLFRVTTFGESHGGGVGVIIDGCPPRLEISAEEIQVDLDRRRPGQSKITTPRNEADACEILSGVFEGKTLGTPIAILVRNKDARSQDYDEMAEKYRPSHADATYDAKYGIRNWQGGGRSSARETIGRVAAGAIAKKILAQVAGVDIIAYVKRIKDIEAVVDPATVTLAQVESNIVRCPDGDCADRMIDLIEQVRREGDSIGGVVECVARHVPKGLGSPVFDKLEADLAKAVMSLPATKGFEIGSGFAGTLLTGSEHNDEYYMEEGQIRTVTNRSGGVQGGISNGENILLRIAFKPTATIRKEQRTVTQSGEETLLAAKGRHDPCVLPRAVPMVEAMVALVLCDHLLRQQGQCTLF, from the coding sequence ATGGGCAACACTTTTGGTCATCTCTTTCGCGTTACTACCTTTGGTGAATCCCATGGTGGGGGCGTTGGCGTCATTATCGATGGTTGCCCGCCCCGATTGGAGATCTCTGCGGAGGAGATTCAGGTGGATCTGGACCGGCGGCGTCCTGGCCAGAGCAAGATTACCACGCCCCGCAATGAAGCCGATGCCTGTGAGATTCTGTCTGGCGTCTTTGAGGGGAAGACTCTGGGCACCCCGATCGCCATCCTGGTCCGCAACAAGGATGCCCGTTCCCAGGATTACGATGAGATGGCTGAAAAATATCGCCCGTCCCACGCGGATGCGACCTACGACGCTAAGTATGGGATTCGCAACTGGCAGGGTGGTGGACGTTCCTCGGCCCGTGAGACGATCGGACGGGTGGCTGCTGGCGCGATCGCTAAGAAGATCCTGGCTCAGGTGGCGGGCGTGGACATCATCGCCTACGTTAAGCGGATTAAAGACATAGAGGCGGTGGTTGATCCGGCTACGGTGACCCTGGCTCAGGTAGAAAGCAATATTGTTCGGTGTCCGGATGGGGATTGTGCCGATCGTATGATTGACCTGATTGAACAGGTGCGGCGGGAGGGAGATTCGATCGGGGGTGTGGTGGAATGTGTAGCCCGCCATGTTCCCAAAGGACTGGGTTCACCCGTATTCGACAAACTGGAAGCGGACCTGGCCAAGGCAGTGATGTCCCTCCCGGCCACCAAGGGCTTTGAGATTGGCTCTGGCTTTGCCGGGACTCTGCTGACGGGCAGTGAACACAACGACGAATACTATATGGAGGAGGGGCAGATCCGCACGGTCACTAATCGATCGGGTGGGGTGCAGGGTGGGATCTCGAATGGAGAGAACATTCTGCTCCGGATTGCCTTTAAGCCAACGGCAACGATTCGTAAGGAACAGCGCACAGTCACCCAATCGGGGGAAGAAACACTGCTGGCAGCCAAGGGACGTCATGATCCTTGTGTGTTGCCTCGCGCCGTCCCTATGGTAGAAGCCATGGTGGCTTTGGTGCTGTGTGACCATCTGCTGCGCCAGCAGGGCCAATGCACCCTGTTCTAA
- a CDS encoding glycosyltransferase family 39 protein, whose protein sequence is MLRLLSIVGIIVILSLGIFLRVSHLDGKPIWADESVTLSVVSGYWPTDWIHRFSSGQVFTVKELLQYQYPNSDRGWGEVWKLIAEDTHPPLYPILARYWLLWFGNSVTVLRSLSVVFGLLLIPCIYWLSWELFRSPLLGLLAALLMAVSPIHIYYAQEARLYSLFTLLTLLSAIALLRAIRLKTRMAWLIYGLTLVLGLYSYLFFIFVAIGYLGYVFFLEGFCWTRTSVKSLIAFLASLIIFVPWIVVIVENYSDFKERSAWVGEQALSLTGAVRLWIQNISLAFFDPWIFPYFRLGKINPFVYILVLFVLIFVGYSLYFLCSKASKKQYGFILSLVLSTGLPLVLADLFLGGNRQTWPRYLLPVYLGIQLAVSYLLSVRITSVKTPGRVNKAWFMLGTILLVLSLFCSVIYVQADTWWNKYESGVLVQIARTIDQAEQPLVLVDLTDRPENAHPLIYHSLNPDVRVQFVAYPDSKALDFNRFDQVFVFANSNRAPISNWFNSKLSQQGYTLKQGLKFSGSGNFQGMSLYRVVPIRF, encoded by the coding sequence ATGCTTCGCTTGCTATCAATTGTCGGGATCATAGTTATCCTGTCGTTGGGTATTTTCCTGCGCGTAAGCCATCTCGATGGCAAGCCGATCTGGGCTGATGAATCAGTCACCTTGTCTGTAGTCTCTGGTTACTGGCCAACGGATTGGATTCATCGCTTTTCCTCTGGCCAGGTATTTACTGTTAAAGAGCTGCTCCAATATCAATACCCAAATTCAGATCGGGGTTGGGGAGAGGTTTGGAAGCTGATTGCTGAAGATACCCATCCACCTCTTTATCCCATATTGGCGCGTTACTGGTTGCTGTGGTTTGGGAACTCCGTGACTGTGCTCCGGAGTCTATCTGTTGTCTTTGGGCTGTTATTAATTCCCTGTATCTATTGGCTGAGCTGGGAACTCTTTCGTTCACCTCTGCTAGGTTTGCTTGCAGCGTTATTGATGGCGGTTTCTCCGATTCATATTTACTATGCCCAGGAAGCGCGTCTGTACAGTTTATTCACCCTATTGACCCTGCTTTCTGCGATTGCCTTGCTCAGGGCCATTCGACTCAAGACTAGAATGGCATGGCTGATATATGGCCTGACACTAGTGCTGGGATTGTATAGCTATCTTTTTTTCATATTTGTTGCGATCGGCTACTTAGGTTATGTCTTTTTCTTAGAAGGCTTTTGTTGGACTCGAACTTCAGTTAAATCACTCATTGCTTTTTTGGCGAGCTTAATTATTTTTGTGCCCTGGATTGTAGTAATAGTCGAAAATTACAGCGATTTTAAGGAGCGCTCTGCCTGGGTTGGTGAGCAAGCATTGAGTTTGACGGGAGCCGTTCGACTGTGGATTCAAAATATCAGTTTAGCCTTCTTTGATCCCTGGATTTTTCCCTATTTTAGATTGGGAAAAATCAATCCTTTTGTATATATTCTGGTTCTATTCGTTCTGATTTTTGTGGGTTATTCCCTTTACTTTCTTTGTTCTAAAGCTTCAAAGAAACAGTATGGATTTATCTTAAGTTTAGTGCTTTCAACAGGTCTACCTTTAGTTCTGGCTGATTTGTTTTTAGGAGGGAATCGTCAAACTTGGCCTCGATATTTACTTCCCGTCTATTTGGGGATTCAACTTGCAGTTTCCTATCTTCTATCTGTTCGGATAACTTCTGTCAAAACTCCTGGCAGGGTGAATAAAGCCTGGTTTATGCTGGGAACTATTCTATTAGTTTTGAGTTTGTTTTGTAGTGTAATTTATGTTCAGGCTGATACCTGGTGGAATAAGTATGAATCAGGTGTGCTTGTTCAAATAGCTCGAACAATTGATCAGGCTGAACAGCCCCTGGTTCTAGTTGATCTGACCGATCGGCCTGAGAATGCTCATCCGCTGATTTATCACAGTCTTAATCCCGATGTTCGGGTGCAATTTGTGGCTTATCCTGATTCTAAAGCGCTCGATTTTAATCGATTTGATCAGGTGTTTGTTTTTGCTAACTCTAATCGAGCTCCTATTTCAAACTGGTTCAATTCCAAACTTTCCCAGCAAGGCTATACCCTAAAGCAAGGTCTTAAATTCTCTGGCAGCGGGAATTTTCAGGGCATGTCTCTCTATCGGGTTGTGCCAATCAGATTCTGA
- a CDS encoding CocE/NonD family hydrolase — protein sequence MLRVRPCQTLSLQTRDGVRLDADVYYPDGVGPWPVLLMRQPYGRSIASTVVYAHPTWYAAHGYIVVIQDVRGRGTSEGEFQLFAHEREDGVDTVNWAAALPDSTGTVGMYGFSYQGMTQLYAAIDLPPALKTLCPAMVGYDLYADWAYEGGAFCLQANLGWAIQLAAETARLQGKEPSFLALAAAARNLPLSGPIAAQPQILQDLAPDSFYHDWLAHPQPDDYWEQLSPCRDFQPVDLPMLHIGGWFDTYLRGTLHLYREMVERSSQFQFLLVGPWAHLPWGRRVGAVDFGPEAANPIDRLQIRWFDQFLKEQDRGVLAELPISLFEMGSNCWRSFDRWPQPPDRHFFLSSSGLAALQEQDGQLLNTLPKADAIDVFVHDPWRPVPALGGHAAIPSGMVDRAALDCRSDVLTYTTPPLTTDLSLLGEITVELWCSADAPSFDLCAVLSDVHPHGQVFNLTQGYIRVAPGQPTSPLIISLQATCARLPIGHAVRLSLSAACFPAYPVNPGTGTLPTEARAMEARIITVTVHSGPDCPSSVRFYPAEPC from the coding sequence GTGTTAAGGGTACGACCTTGCCAAACCCTATCCCTTCAAACCAGGGACGGAGTACGTCTAGATGCAGACGTATACTATCCCGATGGGGTTGGTCCCTGGCCGGTGTTGCTGATGCGGCAACCCTATGGCCGCTCGATCGCCTCCACCGTCGTCTATGCCCATCCGACCTGGTATGCTGCCCACGGCTACATCGTCGTGATTCAGGATGTGCGGGGGCGGGGGACTTCGGAAGGGGAGTTCCAGCTCTTTGCCCATGAGCGGGAGGATGGGGTGGATACGGTCAACTGGGCCGCTGCCTTACCGGACAGTACGGGTACGGTGGGCATGTACGGCTTCTCTTACCAGGGCATGACCCAACTCTATGCGGCGATCGATCTTCCCCCCGCCCTTAAAACCCTCTGTCCCGCCATGGTGGGCTATGACCTCTATGCCGATTGGGCCTATGAAGGCGGTGCTTTCTGTCTGCAGGCTAACCTGGGTTGGGCCATTCAGTTGGCCGCCGAAACCGCCCGTCTGCAGGGGAAAGAGCCTTCCTTTCTGGCTCTGGCCGCCGCTGCCCGCAACTTGCCTCTGTCCGGTCCGATTGCGGCCCAACCTCAGATTCTGCAAGATCTGGCCCCCGATTCCTTCTATCACGACTGGTTAGCCCATCCTCAACCGGATGACTACTGGGAGCAACTCTCTCCCTGTCGCGATTTCCAGCCCGTTGACTTGCCCATGTTACATATCGGCGGCTGGTTCGATACCTACCTACGGGGCACCCTGCACCTCTACCGGGAGATGGTTGAGCGCAGCAGCCAGTTCCAGTTCCTGCTAGTGGGTCCCTGGGCGCATTTGCCCTGGGGGCGGCGAGTGGGAGCCGTGGACTTTGGCCCGGAGGCAGCCAACCCGATCGATCGGCTACAAATCCGCTGGTTTGACCAGTTCCTCAAGGAGCAGGACAGGGGTGTGCTGGCAGAACTACCCATCTCCCTGTTTGAAATGGGTAGTAATTGCTGGCGATCGTTCGATCGCTGGCCCCAGCCGCCCGATCGGCACTTCTTCCTCAGCAGCAGTGGACTGGCCGCCCTGCAGGAGCAGGATGGCCAACTCCTGAACACCTTGCCGAAAGCCGATGCCATTGATGTCTTCGTCCATGATCCCTGGCGACCCGTTCCAGCCCTGGGCGGCCATGCCGCCATCCCCTCTGGCATGGTCGATCGGGCAGCTCTGGATTGCCGCTCTGATGTCCTCACCTACACCACCCCGCCCTTGACCACAGACCTATCCCTGCTGGGGGAGATCACCGTAGAACTGTGGTGCAGTGCCGACGCCCCCAGCTTTGACCTCTGTGCAGTACTATCAGATGTGCATCCCCATGGGCAAGTCTTCAACCTGACCCAGGGATATATCCGGGTGGCTCCAGGTCAACCAACATCCCCCCTGATCATTTCTCTCCAGGCAACCTGCGCTCGCCTGCCGATCGGCCATGCCGTGCGTCTCAGTCTCAGTGCTGCCTGCTTTCCCGCCTATCCAGTCAATCCTGGCACAGGCACCCTCCCCACCGAAGCCAGAGCTATGGAAGCCCGCATTATTACTGTCACTGTACACAGTGGTCCGGACTGTCCTTCCTCTGTGAGGTTTTACCCTGCGGAACCCTGCTAA